The following are encoded together in the Chlorocebus sabaeus isolate Y175 chromosome 12, mChlSab1.0.hap1, whole genome shotgun sequence genome:
- the SPMIP6 gene encoding sperm microtubule inner protein 6 isoform X1, producing the protein METAVRGMPLECPPKPERLNAYEREVMVNMLNSLSRNQQLPRITPRCGCVDPLPGRLPFHGYESACSGRHYCLRGMDYYASGAPCTDRRLRPWCRELPTLCTSLRAPARNAVCCYNSPAVILPISEP; encoded by the exons ATGGAGACAGCAGTTCGAGGAATGCCCTTGGAATGCCCTCCTAAGCCGGAGCGGCTCAATGCCTACG AGCGCGAAGTGATGGTGAACATGCTGAACTCACTGTCGCGGAACCAGCAGCTGCCGCGGATCACGCCCCGATGCGGGTGCGTGGACCCGCTGCCCGGCCGCTTGCCCTTCCACGGTTACGAAAGTGCTTGCTCGGGCCGCCACTACTGTCTGCGTGGGATGGACTACTACGCCAGCGGGGCGCCCTGCACCGACCGCCGCCTGCGGCCTTGGTGCCGGGAGCTACCGACT TTGTGTACCTCCCTACGAGCACCGGCCCGGAATGCAGTGTGCTGTTACAACTCCCCTGCCGTCATACTACCCATATCCGAACCTTAG
- the MYORG gene encoding myogenesis-regulating glycosidase: MLQNPQEKSQAYPRRRRSGCYTDRQNPEAIAAAAMYTFLPDNFSPAKPKPSKELKPLLGSAVLGLLLVLAAVVAWCYYSVSLRKAERLRAELLDLNAGGFSIRNQKGEQVFRLAFRSGALDLDSCSRDGALLGCSLTADGRPLHFFIQTVRPKDTVMCYRVRWEEAAPGRAVEHAMFLGDAAAHWYGGAEMRTQHWPIRLEGQQEPQPFVTSDVYSSDAAFGGILERYWLSSRAAAIKVNDSVPFHLGWNGTERSLRLQARYHDTPYKPPAGSAAAPELSYRVCVGSDVTSIHKYMVRRYFNKPSRVPAPEAFRDPIWSTWALYGRAVDQDKVLRFAQQIRQHHFNSSHLEIDDMYTPAYGDFDFDEVKFPNASDMFRRLRDAGFRVTLWVHPFVNYNSSRFGEGVERELFVREPTGRLPALVRWWNGIGAVLDFTHPKARDWFQGHLRRLRSRYSVASFKFDAGEVSYLPRDFSTYRPLPDPSVWSRRYTEMALPFFSLAEVRVGYQSQNISCFFRLVDRDSVWGYDLGLRSLIPAVLTVSMLGYPFILPDMVGGNAVPQRTAGGDVPERELYIRWLEVAAFMPAMQFSIPPWRYDAEVVAIAQKFAALRASLVAPLLLELAGEVTDTGDPIVRPLWWIAPGDETAHRIDSQFLIGDTLLVAPVLEPGKQERDVYLPAGKWRSYKGELFDKTPVLLTDYPVDLDEIAYFTWAS, from the coding sequence ATGCTCCAGAATCCTCAGGAGAAGAGCCAGGCCTATCCCCGCCGCCGCCGGTCTGGCTGCTACACAGACCGTCAGAACCCCGAGGCCATCGCAGCCGCAGCTATGTACACCTTCCTGCCCGACAACTTCTCGCCTGCCAAGCCCAAGCCTTCCAAAGAACTGAAACCGCTGCTGGGCTCTGCGGTTCTGGGGCTGCTGCTTGTGCTGGCCGCGGTGGTGGCCTGGTGCTACTACAGCGTCTCCCTACGCAAGGCGGAGCGACTTCGTGCGGAGCTGCTGGACCTCAACGCTGGCGGCTTCTCCATCCGCAACCAGAAGGGAGAGCAGGTCTTCCGCCTGGCCTTCCGCTCCGGTGCGCTGGACCTCGACTCCTGCAGTCGCGATGGCGCCCTGCTGGGCTGCTCGCTCACTGCCGATGGGCGGCCGCTGCACTTCTTCATCCAGACCGTGCGGCCCAAGGACACAGTGATGTGCTACCGCGTGCGCTGGGAGGAGGCGGCGCCGGGCCGGGCAGTGGAGCACGCCATGTTCTTGGGCGACGCGGCGGCCCACTGGTATGGTGGCGCTGAGATGAGGACGCAGCACTGGCCCATCCGCCTGGAAGGCCAGCAGGAGCCCCAGCCGTTCGTCACAAGCGATGTCTACTCCTCCGATGCCGCGTTTGGGGGCATCCTCGAGCGCTACTGGCTATCTTCGCGCGCGGCCGCCATCAAAGTCAACGACTCGGTGCCCTTCCACCTGGGCTGGAACGGCACGGAACGCTCGCTGCGGCTTCAGGCGCGCTACCACGACACGCCCTACAAGCCACCCGCCGGCAGCGCCGCAGCGCCAGAGCTGAGCTACCGAGTGTGCGTGGGCTCGGACGTCACCTCCATCCACAAGTACATGGTGCGCCGCTACTTCAACAAGCCGTCGAGGGTGCCAGCACCCGAGGCCTTCCGAGACCCCATTTGGTCCACGTGGGCGCTGTACGGGCGCGCCGTGGACCAGGACAAGGTGCTGCGTTTTGCCCAACAGATCCGCCAGCACCACTTCAACAGCAGCCACCTGGAAATCGACGACATGTACACACCTGCTTATGGCGACTTCGACTTTGACGAGGTCAAATTCCCCAACGCCAGTGACATGTTCCGCCGCCTGCGCGACGCCGGCTTCCGTGTCACGCTCTGGGTGCACCCGTTTGTCAACTACAACTCGTCGCGCTTCGGCGAGGGCGTGGAGCGCGAGCTGTTCGTGCGCGAACCCACGGGCCGGTTACCCGCGCTGGTGCGCTGGTGGAACGGCATCGGCGCGGTGCTCGACTTCACGCACCCAAAAGCCCGCGACTGGTTCCAGGGACACCTGCGGAGGCTGCGCTCTCGCTACTCCGTGGCTTCCTTCAAGTTCGACGCGGGTGAGGTCAGCTACCTGCCGCGGGACTTCAGCACCTACCGGCCGCTGCCGGACCCCAGCGTCTGGAGCCGGCGCTACACTGAGATGGCGCTACCCTTCTTCTCGCTGGCAGAGGTGCGCGTGGGCTACCAGTCACAGAACATCTCCTGCTTCTTTCGCCTGGTTGATCGTGACTCTGTGTGGGGCTACGACCTGGGACTGCGCTCACTCATTCCTGCGGTGCTCACCGTCAGCATGCTGGGCTACCCATTCATCCTACCCGACATGGTGGGCGGCAACGCCGTGCCCCAGCGTACAGCCGGAGGCGATGTGCCCGAGCGCGAGCTCTACATTCGCTGGCTGGAAGTGGCCGCTTTTATGCCAGCCATGCAGTTCTCTATCCCGCCCTGGCGCTACGACGCGGAAGTAGTGGCCATCGCGCAGAAGTTCGCCGCCCTGCGGGCCTCGCTTGTGGCGCCGCTGTTGCTTGAGCTGGCGGGCGAGGTCACCGACACGGGTGACCCCATTGTGCGCCCCCTTTGGTGGATTGCGCCCGGCGACGAGACAGCTCACCGCATAGACTCTCAGTTCCTTATTGGGGACACGCTGCTTGTGGCCCCGGTGCTGGAGCCGGGCAAGCAGGAGCGTGACGTCTATTTGCCTGCCGGCAAGTGGCGCAGCTACAAGGGTGAGCTTTTCGACAAGACGCCGGTGCTGCTCACCGATTACCCGGTCGACCTGGATGAGATCGCCTACTTTACCTGGGCGTCCTGA